AAGGCGGACAAGGGCCCGAAGGCCTCGTCCAAGGGCGCCAAGGCGCGTCCCGCGGCGCGGGCGGCCCGGGTGGCCAAGCCCACCAAGGCGGCCAAGAAGGCGTCCTCTTCCAAGCGCAAGGCCCGCTAGCCGGGCGGCCTCGGAGCGTTGGCCCCTCCACGGACCCTCGGGTTGCATGGGCAACCCGGGGGTTCTTCGTTTATAGAGGGCCCCCATGCTGACCCCCGAGCGCATCCAGGCCCTGTGTGAGTCCTCCCGCCCCAAGCTCGAGGTGATGCGCGCCGGGCTGCGCGCGCACGGTTCGGCGTTGGTGGCCTTCTCCGGCGGGGTGGACTCCACCTTCGTGCTGAAGGTTGCCGTGGAGGAGCTGGGCGAGCGCGCCCTGGCGCTCACGGCGCTGTCGGCCTCGGTGGCCCCCGAGGAGGAGCGCGAGGCGCGCGAGCTGGCCGCCCGGCTCGGCGCCCGGCACGTGGTGGTCTCCAGCGACGAGCTGTCCAACCCCCAGTACGCCGCCAACCCCACCAACCGCTGCTACTTCTGCAAGACGGAGCTGTACGACTTGTGCGAGGCCCAGCGCCGGGAGCGGGGCCTGGCGGTGGTGCTGGACGGCTTCAACGCGGACGACTTCAAGGATCACCGCCCGGGGCACAAGGCCG
Above is a window of Cystobacter fuscus DNA encoding:
- the larE gene encoding ATP-dependent sacrificial sulfur transferase LarE; the encoded protein is MLTPERIQALCESSRPKLEVMRAGLRAHGSALVAFSGGVDSTFVLKVAVEELGERALALTALSASVAPEEEREARELAARLGARHVVVSSDELSNPQYAANPTNRCYFCKTELYDLCEAQRRERGLAVVLDGFNADDFKDHRPGHKAAQEHAVRSPLALAGLTKEEIRAWSHALGLPTWDKPQMACLASRIPYGTSVTRERLFQIAGAESELRRRGFRQFRVRYHQEVARIELAAEEYERFLSAELRREVDAAFKALGFKFVALDLEPFRSGRMNDAAGISKPSADVHPLPVVS